The genomic region TTGGATGTTTGTTTCAATTTGGCTAACAATCTTCGGTATATCGAGACAACCCTTAAACGTAAAATTATCCTCCGAAACACTTGCAAGATTCCGTGAATTGAGTTTGTTGGCACTTTGGTTTTCTTTATTCTATTTTATTGGAGTTTCAATCGGGAACATCACATATTTTGCCAATGCTCAAATTTTTTCTCTAACTGAAATTTTTATATCACCATATATCTTCTTCATCGCTTTTGGAGTAGGCGGAATCCTATTTCCATTCCACAATATTCACACTGCTCTTGTAAAGATGAAAAAGCAAGAACTATCAAAAATTTCTGAAGAATCAAAAATGTTGCTACAGCAGTTAGATGAAGCATTAAATAAACTGACGACAAGCCAACATGATAAAAAAATTGCCATGATACATTATCGTCTTTTCAGTTTACAAATAAAAGAAAAACACGCAAAGGCTGCGAAAGAATGGCCTATTGACATGAGCTTTGTTTCAAAATTGCTTGTTCTTGTTTTAATTCCCATAATCAGTAGGATTCTAGCAATGCTAATTGTCTCCTAACAAATTCTAATGACTATTCTACCATTTTCTGCAAATTACACTCTCTATAGAAATTGTGTGTGGGGATTAAATTTTCACCCTCGATACAAAATTGCGCACAAAAAGAAAGATCAATTTAAATTCATTGCACTGTTTCGGCTTGCTTGAGTACAGCACACATTTCAATTTGACAGGATTCCATTCCTAAATATTTGTCAGAAACGCGCGCACTATTCCAAGATTCCGAGGATAATGAAAGAAAGTTCTATCCTTCAGCTATCATCTTTCCACATTTCTCACAGAAATAAGCATCATTTTTGTTCTCTGCTCCACAATACCGACAATATCTCTTTCCAACAAAGGGAGAAGCTGCAGGTCTTCCAGTTGCCATTTTCGTAGAGTTGTATGTTGCGAAGATTCCTAGTACTCCACTTGCCAGACCTATGAAGATAAGAAATGCACTTAGAAGTTGTACATCTGCGTAAACATTCGGATCAATCGGTTGAATTCTTCCTAATAACATTCGTGTGAAAAAGAGAAGCGAAGCCCCAGATCCGACGCTAGAACCACAAAGCAAAGCTAGAAACCATCCAGCGTACGCTGACTGCTGAATATTGCCCCAAAACCAACTTCTAGAACTTGGCATAACTTAACCTCGGTTTTCTCTTTGCGGTTACTTATACTTGAAATTTGCGTTGAGCTATAGATATTTTAAAATATGCAGATAAAGATACGAAGCGCGCACATTTCCTTTGTCGCAGCCGCCAATCTTTTCTATTATTTTTGGTGCACGGAAGGAAAAAGAGGTTGTTAGAAATGTGTACGTGTAGGTTCTTCTTGGCTTGGTGCAAATTGCACCTGTTCTTTGGGGGCTGGGGTTTTTTCTCGCGATTTCAGTTTCTCTTCAAGTTCCTGCTTTTTGGCTCGAAGATGATTGATTTCTTCAGTCTTCACCCTAACTTTATCCCGCAACTCTTGAACTACCAGTTTTGCTTCAAGAATCCTTATTTGCTCGGTTATGCGCACGCGCTCTGCTTCCAATGATCGTAACTGCTCTTTGAGTTCATATGTGAGCCCTTGTTGTTCTTCAATCTCTCTGCTCATAGTCATTCACAAAGACATAATCAAGAAAAACTAGAAATAAGTAGATTATGAAGTTAAAATCAATATTAATGCGAAACAAAGAAAAAAGTGGATTGACAGGATTTTGATAGCCTTTTTGATAGCTTTTCCCATGGTTTATCCATCAACCTAGAGATGCGCGCACTGTTTTCGACCCTACGGTAGAAAACCCGTGAATATGCTCATGTTCAAAAGCAGAAGTACGCCTTGAAGAAGGCATAAGATACCTAAGACGGTGACGACAGGTCTTGAAGCCAAGATCGTGCCCACCAACTTCAGAAGGTCCTCTGCAAACTTGAAAAAAATGTAAGCCAGCAAAGCTGGGATTAGGAATATTGCCAAGTACACCCAAGTTGACGAGATGCCCAAAACAGTCTCAGGCAACGGATACACGACGTAGACCAAACCAACACACAAACCCCCTATCACCAATCCTATCAAAGCCGCCCAAGGAACGTCTTTCAAAGGTTTCAGAACCAAGGCCAAGCCGGTAACTACTAAAAGATAACGCGTACCGGAATCCCAAGCCTGACTCAGCCAGACACCTGCCGCAGTCGCTAACATGAGAACCCCCACAAGAAATCCAAAGAACAACATAATCTTCGTCGCAGCACTAATAGGCGCTCCCGCAACCGGAGCTGACTTGGAAAGTTTCCCAATCAACCAAGAAGCTGCAGTAAAACCGCCAAGAATTAAAACATAAGGAGTAAGTGGAACCAATAACAGAAGATCCATCATCACTAACCGGACCAGTAGTTATTTCAATAGAGCTTTAACTCTTTTCGTCTCTACTGAATTTTCAACTGCGCACATATTACATGCGCGTTTTCTAGAAAGCTGTGAAGCTATCAACCTTCTTTTTGCTGAGAAGTTTCACAAGTCCTAATGTCAGTTTTATTGTTTTTTCCACATCCTCGAAGCTCAAGATTCCGACGTGAGAGTGAATGTGCCGAGTTGGGATGCTTATTACGATGCTTGGGCATCCAGCTCGACTCATATGAATTCTGCTGGCGTCTGTTCCACCAGCTGCAGCCATTGACAACTGTAAGGGGATCTTCATCTTCTTGGCCGTATTGATCACAAATTGTTTTAGAGGCTGATTGGGAATCATGGAGCGGTCATATGTCAGTAATGATGGGCCTTTTCCGATCTTCGTGGGCGCCTCGCTGGGTTTTACACCGGGCACGTCTCCTGCAATATCGACTTCTAGAACTATGGCTACATCTGGATCGACGAGATGTGCAACTGTTGCGGCGCCTCTTGCGCCCACTTCCTCTTGGACCGTTGCTGCACCATAGAAGGTGTTTGGATGCTTGATGTTCTTTTCAGCGATTTCGCGCAGGACTTCCATGATAACGAAGGCTCCTATCCTGTCATCGAAGGCCTTTCCCATACCAAACTTGCCATTTTTGATGGTTGAGAAGGGGGACCAAGGCACTGCGGGATTACCTATTTTGACTCCCATCTTCTCTGCTTCTTTCTTGCTTGTGGCTCCTATGTCTATGTGCATAGACTTTTTCTCAACTACCTTCTTCCTCTCTTCTGGGGATAGAAGGTGTGGCGGTTTTGCGGCTATAATGCCTTGGATGTCTCCTTTCTCAGTTCTTATTACGACTCGTTGTGAGAGAAGTACTTGGTCCCACCATCCGCCTAGGGGGTTGAATGTTAGGAAGCCTGTCTTGTCATCTATTCCAGAGATTACAAACCCGACTTCGTCAATGTGTCCTGTAAGCAGGACTCTAGGCCGTTTGGCTGTGCCTTCATGACTGAAAATTACAGAACCTAACTTGTCTGTGGTTACTTTATCAGCGTACTTTTTGACGTGTCTCTTTACGATTGTGGCTGTTTCCCGTTCAAAACCCGCTGGGCCAAAGGATTCGAGGATTGCCCCGAGAAGATTTCTGGCTTTTTTGTCGATCATGATCTTATCCACTCAAGAGATGAATTAAGTAATTACATCATTTCTCATTTATGTTCTTTGTGTCGACCAGTGGAGTTTAGTCGCTAGGCAGCTTTAATTGTCATGATTGAGAGTAACACAGCGTGATGATAGTTGCTGCCTCAGTTGATTGGGGTGAGATTGTTACCTTTCCTCCATGCATCGTAGCCAACATGTTGTTTACGTAGGCAAGTGTTAATTCAACTCCTTGATTAGCTGTGTTCTTGACGACGGCGATTATGTGAGTGACGTTAGCTGAGAATGATTCGAGTAGTAAGCGTTTCATCTGTGTGTTAAAGATTGTCTTAGCGAAATCTATGTTGGACATGACAGATTTTAGAAAGAAGAAGCCTGATGCAAATACGACGATTATTATCAGCAGCGTTGCTAACCACCATGGATGTTCCTTTTTTTGCACCGTGAAGATTTTCCTTTTTTTTCTCTCATGTTTTGTAGTTTTGTTCTACTCAAATACAATATGTCTTAGATTGGACATATATATTAGTTGAAGCATATTCACGCATATACCAAGTATGTAGAAGTCCGAATCGGAGCATACACAGACATAATGAATATATTCACAAAAATTCATGTCCACTCTTGCCTATTTCTTACGAATCCACCATGTCGATTCAAGGAAACATTTCGGGTAACCCTGTTTGACCTATTGTTGAAGGCACCCGCCAAAATGCAGGCACCTTCAATGTAGTTGTCGCAGCTGGAAACGCCTTCTATGTGCACCAAAAGGGTATGGGTGTAGGTGAGAGGATGGTGATTTATGTTGTTTTAGTGAGTTTTGCTTTACTTAGTAAAGTTTTTATTTGTGCCGCTACTCATTATCCAAAGGAGACTAAAAGATTGGAGTTGGTTTCTTTAAGCCCTGAGGGGAGAATTGTGTTAACCTTGAAGCATGGAAAACATACTTATAGCGAGTTGAAGTTGGAGACCGGGCTGAGTGACAGGTGGTTAACGATCAAACTCAAAGAATTGGAAAGTGGAGGGTTTATGGAGAAAAGTGGCAAGTGGTATGGCTTAAGCGGGGAGTTGGCGATTTCGGCTTATGAATTAAGTTTGTATATGAGCTCCCAAGCCAAAAGGATGGCGAGCGAGCTTGCAAAGTTGTATTATGTTAGGGCGATTATTCTCTTCGGCGGCGTGGCTCAGAAAAACGCTCATGAGTACAGTGATTTAGACATGATAATTGTTGTGAGCGAGTCGGCTGATAAGGTGAAAAAGGAGGTTATGTCGGAAATTTCGAAACTGGAATCGAAGTACCATTTAACGATTGAGCCATTAGTCTTGGCGGAGGAAGATTTTCTGGATAATGTTTACTCACATGAAGGCGGCATCGTTTATGGTGTCGCTGAGGGCTACGAGGTTTTGGTTGATAAAACAGGTGAGTTCGCTGAGATTTTGCATGATAGAGTTGAGGAAATTAAACGTAGCCATGATCACTTGGAGGAAGCAGGGATATGGTTGAAAGTAAGGTAGAAGTATTGTTGAGAGTTTCTGAAGTGAATCTTGCTAGGGCAGGAAAACGTTTCGATGCTGGAGAGTATGATTCCGCCGTTTTTCACGCTTCGATGGCTGTTGAAAGCGCCGCGAATGCTATGATTCTTGATCTTGGAGGTGCTGAAGCTAGGAATCACAGGGCAATCAGCGGTTTGGCTGCGGTTCTCAGGAGGGTGAAGCCAGAGTTGCTAAAGGAAGAAAGGTACGTGCAGTTGATTGAACGAGGAAGAGAGCTACAGAGGGAAGTTGTATACGCACGTTATCCTCTTAAGGTGGCTGGTAGGTGGGTGACTCCTATGGAATATTATACTCGAGAGAAAACGATGGTGGTAATCGAAAACGCTAGGTTTGTGGTCGATGGAATAAAGGTTTACCTTAAAAGAACAACAACTTGATGTTGAAGTTTTTGATTTTCATTTGAGGCTTTCTGATTCTGAATATTCCAAGATTAACACGTAGGATGAGAAATGTCTAGTTTGTCTTTGTCGGGTGGTGATTGGGCGGCTTGGCACCATGCAGAACAAAGGGTGCAGGTAGATGCACTCATTTATGGGGTAAAAAACGATGATGAAACTTAGATGTGTTGCAGTTCGTTATTGCATGTTTGGTTGCTTTTCTTATGGCTTGGATGCTGTTGTGTGTTGGGTTCCATCCTTCTGCTTTTAGTTTGGTTATGTTGAGGAGCATGTTTTTGACATCGCCTTTCCAGCCTCTTCCTCCGTCTATGCCGCCTGTGTATGTGAATTGTACGTTCTTTAGGTTCATTTCTTCTATGACGATTTTGGCTATGACTTTAACGTTTATTTGGTCTTCTGAGCCTACGTTGTAGATTTCTACTTGGTTCCTGGCTGTTTTGTAGGCTGTTTCTATGGCTTTTATGCAGTCGGTTATGTAGAGGTAGGATTTGGTTTGGGTTCCGTCGCCTAGGATTTCAAGTTGTTTTGGGTTTTTGCGGAGTTTTTGGATGAAGTCATGGATGACACCGTGTTGGCTTCGTGGTCCAATGGTGTTGGCTAGGCGGAGAATTATGGCTTTCTTGTTGTATGTGTGAGCGTAAGCTGAGAGGAGAGCTTCGCCTGCGAGTTTTGATGCGCCGTACAATGATATAGGTTTTAGTGGGGCATAATTTTCGGGTGTAGGTACGGTTTGGGGTTCGCCATAGATTGTAGATGTGCTAGCGAAGACAATCGTGTTGACTTGTGGGTTGTTTTTAAGTTGTTGAAGTAGGATGTGAGTTGCGTAGATGTTCTGCCTGAAGCATGTCGGGGGATCGCTTAATTCTAATCGAACTTCTGGGTTGGCAGCAAAGTGATAGACGATTTCAACGTTTTTTAGGGCTTTTCTAACGTGAGCGGGGTTTGTACAGTCGCCTTCAAGCAGTTTCACTTTTTTGGGTGTCCGCTTTAGAAGGTGTCTGATGTTCTCTTCTGAACCAGCGGAAAGATTGTCTAAGATTGTTACTTCCCAGTTGTGCTGAGCTAATGAGTTGCAAAGGTGGCTTCCAATGAAACCTGCGCCTCCTGTAACAAGCGTATTCATTTTAGTTCGTGGTTGATTTAGTTTGGATGTTGCTTATGAAAACTTCCTAGTCCTATGGCTGTGAATTCGAGTTTTTCAGCGAAGTCTTGCGGGTTGTACATTCTTCTTCCGTCGATTAGGATTTCCAGTTGCCAAGGTTTTTGCGGAGTTTCCTCCTCCAGCTGTTGACGGCTTATGATGTTGTATGGTTGGATGTTGCTTAGCTTAGACGTTGCCTTGTTGGAGTTGAAGGTTTTGAGGTGTTGTTAAGTTTTTTTGCGTTACCATTTAGTGGAACTGGTCTGGGGATTTTGTGTTTCTTTTATCTAATCTTGTAAGGTCGGAGAAAGGTTGAACCTCTAGAAATTAAAGATTCGTGCTTTAAAAAAAAGGATGGAGACTGATGTGTGTAATTGATTGGCATTTACTTTTTTTCTAGCCATTTAGCGATGTGTTTTGTAAAAGTTTCAAAATCAGGAAGTTTTGTTTGCAGGAACTCGTAAACTAAATTTATGTTTATGGAGGCATAGTCGTGGACTAGAAGGTTTCGGAAACCTGTCATTGAAGCGATTGTTTCAGCAAAGGTTTTGGGGATAATTTTCGCTTCTGCTAGTATATATGGGATGTCTCTGTAGCTTTCGGGTCTTTGAAGTTGCAGCGAGGAGATTATTTCATTGCCAATATCTATGACGCATTCAATGGAAACTTGGAGGTACCTTTCAACAGCCCCTCTTATCGTGAAGTTGCTTGTGAAATCTTCCATCGACGTTGTTTGAAGTTTCCTCAAGAATCTTTGGTATCCTCTCAGTTTGCTTAGTTTAGTTGTGATTAAGCTTTTTTCTGAGCTAAAACTTCTTTTAT from Candidatus Bathyarchaeota archaeon harbors:
- a CDS encoding zinc ribbon domain-containing protein, with amino-acid sequence MPSSRSWFWGNIQQSAYAGWFLALLCGSSVGSGASLLFFTRMLLGRIQPIDPNVYADVQLLSAFLIFIGLASGVLGIFATYNSTKMATGRPAASPFVGKRYCRYCGAENKNDAYFCEKCGKMIAEG
- a CDS encoding M42 family metallopeptidase, translated to MIDKKARNLLGAILESFGPAGFERETATIVKRHVKKYADKVTTDKLGSVIFSHEGTAKRPRVLLTGHIDEVGFVISGIDDKTGFLTFNPLGGWWDQVLLSQRVVIRTEKGDIQGIIAAKPPHLLSPEERKKVVEKKSMHIDIGATSKKEAEKMGVKIGNPAVPWSPFSTIKNGKFGMGKAFDDRIGAFVIMEVLREIAEKNIKHPNTFYGAATVQEEVGARGAATVAHLVDPDVAIVLEVDIAGDVPGVKPSEAPTKIGKGPSLLTYDRSMIPNQPLKQFVINTAKKMKIPLQLSMAAAGGTDASRIHMSRAGCPSIVISIPTRHIHSHVGILSFEDVEKTIKLTLGLVKLLSKKKVDSFTAF
- a CDS encoding nucleotidyltransferase domain-containing protein, with the protein product MELVSLSPEGRIVLTLKHGKHTYSELKLETGLSDRWLTIKLKELESGGFMEKSGKWYGLSGELAISAYELSLYMSSQAKRMASELAKLYYVRAIILFGGVAQKNAHEYSDLDMIIVVSESADKVKKEVMSEISKLESKYHLTIEPLVLAEEDFLDNVYSHEGGIVYGVAEGYEVLVDKTGEFAEILHDRVEEIKRSHDHLEEAGIWLKVR
- a CDS encoding HEPN domain-containing protein — protein: MVESKVEVLLRVSEVNLARAGKRFDAGEYDSAVFHASMAVESAANAMILDLGGAEARNHRAISGLAAVLRRVKPELLKEERYVQLIERGRELQREVVYARYPLKVAGRWVTPMEYYTREKTMVVIENARFVVDGIKVYLKRTTT
- a CDS encoding NAD-dependent epimerase/dehydratase family protein, which codes for MNTLVTGGAGFIGSHLCNSLAQHNWEVTILDNLSAGSEENIRHLLKRTPKKVKLLEGDCTNPAHVRKALKNVEIVYHFAANPEVRLELSDPPTCFRQNIYATHILLQQLKNNPQVNTIVFASTSTIYGEPQTVPTPENYAPLKPISLYGASKLAGEALLSAYAHTYNKKAIILRLANTIGPRSQHGVIHDFIQKLRKNPKQLEILGDGTQTKSYLYITDCIKAIETAYKTARNQVEIYNVGSEDQINVKVIAKIVIEEMNLKNVQFTYTGGIDGGRGWKGDVKNMLLNITKLKAEGWNPTHNSIQAIRKATKHAITNCNTSKFHHRFLPHK
- a CDS encoding DUF86 domain-containing protein, which gives rise to MSHKRSFSSEKSLITTKLSKLRGYQRFLRKLQTTSMEDFTSNFTIRGAVERYLQVSIECVIDIGNEIISSLQLQRPESYRDIPYILAEAKIIPKTFAETIASMTGFRNLLVHDYASININLVYEFLQTKLPDFETFTKHIAKWLEKK